The proteins below come from a single Streptomyces sp. B3I8 genomic window:
- a CDS encoding condensation domain-containing protein, producing the protein MHTVNEGGPFEGLPLLSDQADRLAIQEWVEQRGLGVEVRMISRAFRLGGPLRSDALHSALTALVARHEALRVAFPERGKAGRQEIRPARSFVPDEEDLRDLPEAERLDEALRRAGAYLSRNPDLDGGLLFSAVVYRLGDEDHLLGVAVDHLVADGQSFEILANELWELYAAEVEGREAKLPDQPFTYSDFVRWEAEWLGRDPEPRQLIARFAELLDGIGTNAPVFLPEMRRETNDRYEVGTFDVSLPPETFRLLTEYCRSARTTPFIVLFSSYLCALHARNGRADLTALIPVTRRTQEHLLNLVCFLSTYVTVRVKLDTSVSFRQLTRQVRSAVMESQRLGQVPAPEVTSALAPHMLGRLLERPCTFFDVAPGGWTGGSRRAAGLAVEPAEVPGQLQQIESLELFASADEESVDFTVLFPADVFGEAGVRELAHVFTSLVHSFLSSPDTAVEELLPSVARVD; encoded by the coding sequence ATGCACACCGTGAACGAGGGAGGCCCTTTCGAAGGGCTTCCGCTGCTGTCCGACCAGGCGGACCGCCTGGCGATTCAGGAGTGGGTGGAGCAGCGCGGTCTGGGCGTCGAGGTCCGCATGATCAGCAGGGCGTTCAGGCTCGGCGGACCGCTGCGGTCCGACGCGCTGCACTCGGCGCTGACCGCGCTCGTCGCCCGCCACGAGGCGCTGCGCGTGGCGTTCCCGGAACGTGGCAAAGCCGGGCGCCAGGAGATCCGGCCGGCCCGGTCCTTCGTACCGGACGAGGAGGACCTGCGGGATCTGCCCGAGGCGGAGCGGCTGGACGAGGCGCTGCGCCGGGCCGGTGCGTACCTCAGCCGCAATCCCGACCTCGACGGCGGGCTGCTGTTCAGCGCCGTCGTATACCGGCTCGGCGACGAGGATCACCTGCTCGGCGTCGCCGTCGACCATCTCGTAGCCGATGGCCAGTCGTTCGAGATCCTCGCGAACGAGCTGTGGGAGCTGTACGCCGCGGAGGTGGAGGGCCGGGAGGCGAAGCTGCCCGACCAGCCCTTCACCTACTCCGACTTCGTCCGCTGGGAGGCCGAGTGGCTCGGCCGCGATCCCGAGCCCAGGCAGCTGATCGCTCGCTTCGCCGAACTGCTCGACGGGATCGGGACCAACGCCCCCGTCTTTCTGCCGGAGATGCGGCGCGAGACCAACGACCGCTACGAGGTCGGCACCTTCGACGTCTCGCTGCCTCCGGAGACGTTCCGGCTGCTCACGGAGTACTGCCGGTCCGCCCGGACGACCCCGTTCATCGTGCTGTTCTCCTCGTACCTGTGCGCACTGCACGCCCGCAATGGTCGCGCCGATCTCACGGCGCTCATCCCGGTGACCCGCCGCACCCAGGAGCACCTGCTCAACCTGGTGTGCTTCCTGTCCACCTACGTCACCGTGCGAGTGAAGCTGGACACCTCCGTCTCGTTCCGTCAGCTGACACGCCAGGTGCGTTCGGCGGTCATGGAGAGCCAGCGGTTGGGGCAGGTCCCGGCGCCCGAGGTGACGTCGGCCCTCGCTCCGCACATGCTCGGCAGGCTGCTGGAGCGCCCCTGCACGTTCTTCGACGTGGCACCCGGAGGCTGGACCGGCGGCAGCCGCCGGGCCGCCGGCCTCGCGGTGGAGCCGGCCGAGGTCCCCGGACAGCTGCAGCAGATAGAGAGCCTGGAGCTGTTCGCCTCGGCCGACGAGGAGAGCGTGGACTTCACCGTGCTGTTCCCCGCGGATGTCTTCGGTGAGGCAGGGGTACGGGAACTGGCGCATGTTTTCACCTCCTTGGTGCACAGCTTCCTGAGCTCTCCGGACACCGCGGTCGAGGAACTGCTGCCGTCGGTGGCTCGGGTCGACTGA
- a CDS encoding PIG-L deacetylase family protein, translating to MIAPHPDDEVIGCGGSIAKPARSGAEVSRRPGRPSRLRPWCSATRSGSRWERSSTPRT from the coding sequence GTGATCGCCCCGCACCCGGACGACGAGGTCATCGGGTGCGGTGGCTCCATCGCCAAGCCCGCCCGGTCCGGCGCGGAGGTCTCGAGGAGGCCGGGCCGCCCGTCCCGCCTCCGTCCCTGGTGCTCGGCTACGAGATCCGGGTCCCGCTGGGAGAGGTCCAGTACACCGAGGACGTGA